One genomic segment of Streptomyces niveus includes these proteins:
- a CDS encoding GAF domain-containing protein has product MTDTWVALEEGADPAERRGALRRAYESFATAGRVDRPVRPVVADSWQRSARARVRPEGTASVELSDDDLGAHRDAHPLTRVMPLFRELMGAYASDGEHLIAVCDAHGRLLWVEGHTATRAQAGGMNFVPGARWSEAAAGTNAPGTAIAVDRPVQVFAAEHFLRPVHPWTCAAAPIHDPRTGRLLGAVDITGGDRLAHPHSLAFVGAVARAAESQLALLAPPPAPGTVQLSVLGRDEALLVVDGRKTRLSRRHSEILTVLSNRPEGICGDELLMELYEDESVTPVTLRAELFRLRGLLGPDLLRSRPYRLTAPVDTDFDTVTRRLASGAVTGAMSAYAGPLLPASLSPAVVRLRRRLADQLRAALIARGDPGLLADWAYSPWGEDDLAVWRTLADALPARQRPAVLARVREIDAWQGMSPSGA; this is encoded by the coding sequence TTGACCGACACATGGGTGGCCCTGGAAGAAGGAGCGGACCCGGCGGAGCGGCGCGGAGCGCTGCGTCGCGCGTACGAGTCGTTCGCGACCGCCGGCCGGGTCGACCGTCCCGTACGCCCCGTGGTGGCCGATTCCTGGCAGCGTTCCGCCCGCGCGCGCGTCCGTCCCGAGGGGACGGCCAGTGTCGAGCTGTCCGACGACGACCTCGGCGCCCACCGGGACGCGCACCCGCTGACGCGCGTGATGCCGCTCTTCCGCGAACTGATGGGCGCCTACGCCTCGGACGGCGAACATCTGATCGCGGTGTGCGACGCGCACGGACGGCTCCTGTGGGTCGAGGGCCATACCGCGACCCGCGCACAGGCCGGCGGGATGAACTTCGTGCCGGGCGCCCGCTGGTCCGAGGCCGCGGCGGGAACGAACGCTCCGGGCACCGCCATCGCCGTCGACCGGCCCGTCCAGGTGTTCGCCGCCGAACACTTCCTGCGGCCCGTCCACCCCTGGACCTGCGCCGCCGCGCCCATCCACGATCCGCGCACCGGACGGCTGCTCGGCGCCGTGGACATCACCGGCGGCGACCGGCTGGCCCACCCGCACAGCCTCGCGTTCGTGGGCGCCGTCGCCAGGGCCGCGGAGTCGCAGCTCGCCCTTCTGGCCCCGCCGCCGGCCCCGGGGACCGTACAGCTGTCGGTCCTCGGACGGGACGAGGCGCTGCTCGTCGTGGACGGCCGCAAGACCCGGCTCAGCCGTCGCCACAGCGAGATCCTGACGGTGCTCTCGAACCGCCCCGAGGGCATCTGTGGCGACGAACTGCTCATGGAGCTGTACGAGGACGAGTCCGTCACGCCCGTCACCCTGCGCGCGGAGCTGTTCCGGCTGCGCGGGCTGCTCGGCCCCGACCTGCTGCGTTCACGCCCGTACCGGCTGACCGCTCCCGTCGACACGGACTTCGACACCGTCACCAGGAGGCTGGCGTCCGGGGCGGTCACCGGTGCCATGAGCGCCTACGCGGGACCGCTGCTGCCCGCTTCCCTGTCGCCCGCCGTCGTACGGCTGCGGCGCAGACTCGCCGACCAGCTCAGGGCGGCCCTGATCGCACGTGGGGATCCGGGGCTGCTGGCCGACTGGGCGTACAGCCCCTGGGGTGAGGACGACCTCGCGGTGTGGCGCACCCTCGCCGACGCGCTCCCCGCGCGCCAGCGCCCGGCCGTCCTCGCACGTGTGCGCGAAATCGACGCGTGGCAGGGAATGAGCCCGTCCGGCGCTTGA
- a CDS encoding SWF or SNF family helicase → MTGADSGNSGGRGTEGAERTFAALPPARGRGFAQTWWGQAWLKALEDTALESQQLKKGRKQARDGAVGAVSVRPGRITAVVRDSDGTAHRSDVLLQQLGTEEWDRFLDMAVERAGHIAALLDRDMPPHLVEDAAGAGVELLPGIGDLEPECDCDAWDLCPHTAALCYQVARLLDEDPFVLLLMRGRGERQLLDELQVRSARAARTRSPADGTAAGADGGTAEEPAGIRADEAFAARGILPPLPPPPPVPEEPGLPPSLDTEAEPPPGIDADALEFLAADAAGRALRLLIDALSTGHERQPIEQELTPGQDAVRLAASTDDPLIAVRLARGTGRQRAELDLAVGAWRHGGAAALAVLEEEWRPEPGALARAKADLAAAWEDSERPRLRAGAGGRWTVVGADTQLRYGRDGRWWPYRRAGARWAASGPPAADPASALASLRTEV, encoded by the coding sequence ATGACCGGAGCCGACAGTGGCAACAGCGGCGGTCGCGGTACGGAAGGGGCCGAGCGCACCTTCGCCGCCCTGCCGCCCGCGCGGGGCAGGGGCTTCGCGCAGACCTGGTGGGGACAGGCCTGGCTGAAGGCCCTTGAGGACACGGCCCTCGAATCGCAACAGCTCAAGAAGGGACGCAAGCAGGCGCGTGACGGCGCGGTCGGCGCGGTGTCCGTACGGCCCGGGAGGATCACGGCCGTCGTCCGGGATTCGGACGGCACGGCGCACCGCAGCGACGTGCTGTTGCAGCAGCTCGGTACGGAGGAGTGGGACCGGTTCCTGGACATGGCGGTCGAGCGCGCGGGGCACATCGCCGCGCTGCTGGACCGGGACATGCCGCCGCATCTTGTGGAGGACGCGGCGGGCGCCGGGGTCGAACTGCTGCCCGGCATCGGGGACCTGGAGCCGGAGTGCGACTGTGACGCCTGGGACCTGTGTCCGCACACGGCGGCGCTGTGTTACCAGGTGGCGCGGCTGTTGGACGAGGATCCTTTTGTCCTCCTACTGATGCGTGGCCGGGGTGAGCGCCAACTGCTCGACGAGTTGCAGGTGCGCTCGGCGCGGGCCGCGCGGACGCGGAGTCCGGCCGATGGCACGGCCGCGGGCGCGGATGGGGGGACGGCGGAGGAGCCGGCGGGCATACGCGCGGACGAGGCGTTCGCGGCGCGGGGCATCCTGCCGCCGCTGCCCCCTCCCCCACCGGTCCCCGAGGAGCCCGGCCTGCCGCCTTCCCTCGACACCGAGGCCGAACCGCCGCCCGGGATCGACGCGGACGCCCTGGAGTTCCTGGCGGCCGACGCGGCGGGACGCGCGCTGCGGCTGCTGATCGACGCACTGTCCACCGGGCACGAACGACAGCCGATCGAACAGGAGTTGACACCTGGCCAGGACGCCGTACGGCTGGCCGCCTCGACCGACGACCCGCTGATAGCGGTGCGACTGGCCAGGGGCACGGGCCGGCAGCGCGCCGAACTGGACCTGGCGGTCGGCGCCTGGCGCCACGGCGGGGCGGCGGCTCTCGCCGTGCTGGAGGAGGAGTGGCGACCGGAGCCGGGGGCCCTGGCACGCGCGAAGGCCGACCTGGCGGCGGCCTGGGAGGACAGCGAACGCCCACGGCTGCGCGCAGGGGCGGGCGGCCGCTGGACGGTCGTGGGGGCGGACACACAGCTGCGCTACGGGCGCGACGGCCGTTGGTGGCCGTACCGCAGGGCCGGGGCCCGCTGGGCCGCTTCGGGACCGCCGGCCGCCGATCCGGCGTCGGCGCTGGCGAGCCTCCGGACGGAGGTCTGA
- a CDS encoding DEAD/DEAH box helicase, with translation MAHDSCHRRTPSTGVVSEVPSAAPPSLVKLEECVIAVHRHLAATPSQITELARCHALFLPADPARAGRIAFWHPDGAAPPEWPAPPDTSDSTDATESTDPADSAGPAPSFDDLTVVGDDVRLRTVPALLLPVRDALPVLTRARASAHASPATAFWGAASLLALQLAARGKLLPGLSTAGHDAWRAGPVAADDLERVRALAASMPPAAHAVPLDPETTGPLLLAEPERLLRQFLDAVADGLVRTPAARIAAGSPAFTAPEPRRLPELRGWAADVAAGHDAGIRLSLRVELPGLTDAPNGSSKEGGSPDSDTFGSAPAFRAVLQMHSVSDPTVVADAAEVWAGTGVSEATGEAFGPRARMDVLLALRRAARAWPPLAPLLSATVPDAIDLADEEVTELLGEASRALAATGVQVHWPKSLARKLTARAVIGPPDEGPDSGAYGTRRDTPGSGHDHEDDTRGNGRSDRGGSGLPSFLSADALLAFNWRFALGDQELSRAELDRLAEATRPVVRLRDQWVLIDPEEARRVRESQDRKLTPVDALGAVLTGSTEVDGRRVEVQASGWLEALRARLADPEGTDQEIGQPAALTATLRDYQLRGLNWLHRMTSLGLGGCLADDMGLGKTITVIALHLHRQTEESAAGPTLVICPTSLMGNWQREIERFAPGTPVRRFHGASRGLDALADGEFVLTTYGTMRLDAPRLAAAEWGMVVADEAQHVKNPYSSTAGQLRTIGAKARVALSGTPVENNLSELWAILDWTTPGLLGRLAAFRTRYAEAVEGGDPGAAERLSALVRPFLLRRRKSDPGIAPELPPKTETDRAVSLTTEQAGIYEAVVRETLAAISEAGGMERRGLVMKLLTSLKQICNHPAQFLKEDESARVAGRSGKVELLDELLDTILAEEASVLVFTQYVQMARLLEQHLAARGVPTQFLHGGTPVRQREDMVRRFQEGEVPVFLLSLKAAGTGLNLTRAEHVVHFDRWWNPAVEAQATDRAYRIGQNRPVQVHRMITEGTIEDRIADMLARKQQLADSVLGAGGEAALTELTDDELADLVELRGSAR, from the coding sequence ATGGCCCATGATTCTTGTCACCGCCGGACGCCATCCACCGGCGTCGTGAGCGAGGTACCCTCGGCCGCTCCACCTTCACTAGTCAAACTTGAGGAATGTGTCATCGCCGTACACAGGCACCTTGCGGCTACGCCCTCCCAGATCACCGAACTCGCACGCTGTCACGCGCTCTTCCTGCCGGCCGATCCGGCCCGTGCCGGCCGGATCGCCTTCTGGCATCCGGACGGCGCCGCTCCGCCCGAGTGGCCCGCCCCACCGGACACCTCGGACTCGACGGACGCGACAGAATCGACGGACCCGGCGGATTCAGCGGGCCCCGCACCCTCTTTCGACGACCTGACCGTCGTCGGCGACGACGTACGGCTCCGTACGGTTCCGGCCCTCCTGCTGCCCGTACGGGACGCCCTGCCCGTGCTGACGCGAGCGAGGGCGTCGGCGCACGCCTCGCCCGCCACGGCCTTCTGGGGAGCGGCGTCGCTGCTCGCCCTGCAACTCGCCGCGCGCGGCAAGCTGTTGCCCGGACTCTCGACGGCGGGCCACGACGCCTGGCGGGCCGGCCCCGTCGCGGCCGACGACCTGGAGCGCGTCCGCGCGCTCGCCGCCTCGATGCCGCCCGCCGCACACGCCGTACCGCTCGATCCCGAGACGACGGGTCCGCTCCTGCTCGCCGAACCGGAACGGTTGCTGCGGCAGTTCCTCGACGCGGTCGCCGACGGCCTCGTACGCACGCCCGCCGCGCGGATCGCCGCCGGCTCGCCCGCCTTCACCGCGCCGGAGCCGCGCCGGCTGCCCGAACTGCGTGGCTGGGCCGCCGATGTGGCGGCCGGGCACGACGCGGGCATACGGCTGTCGCTCCGGGTCGAACTGCCCGGCCTGACCGACGCACCGAACGGCTCTTCAAAAGAGGGCGGCTCCCCCGACAGCGACACGTTCGGATCCGCCCCCGCGTTCCGCGCCGTCCTACAGATGCACAGCGTCAGCGACCCGACGGTGGTCGCCGACGCCGCCGAGGTGTGGGCCGGTACGGGCGTCTCGGAGGCCACGGGCGAGGCGTTCGGCCCCCGGGCCCGGATGGACGTCCTGCTGGCCCTGAGGCGCGCCGCACGCGCCTGGCCACCGCTGGCACCGCTCCTGTCGGCCACTGTGCCCGACGCGATCGACCTCGCCGACGAGGAGGTCACCGAACTGCTCGGGGAAGCCTCCCGCGCGCTGGCCGCCACCGGTGTCCAGGTCCACTGGCCGAAGTCACTGGCGCGCAAGCTGACGGCGCGCGCCGTCATCGGCCCGCCCGACGAGGGGCCGGACTCCGGCGCGTACGGAACTCGGCGCGACACGCCGGGCTCAGGCCATGACCACGAGGACGACACGCGCGGGAACGGGCGCTCGGACAGAGGCGGTTCGGGCCTGCCGTCCTTCCTGTCCGCCGACGCGCTGCTCGCCTTCAACTGGCGGTTCGCGCTGGGCGATCAGGAACTCAGCCGCGCCGAGCTGGACCGGCTCGCCGAAGCGACCCGGCCCGTCGTACGGCTGCGCGACCAGTGGGTCCTCATCGACCCGGAGGAGGCCAGGCGCGTCCGGGAGAGCCAGGACCGCAAGCTCACGCCGGTCGACGCGCTCGGAGCCGTACTCACGGGGTCCACCGAGGTGGACGGGCGCCGGGTCGAGGTGCAGGCGTCGGGGTGGCTGGAGGCGCTGCGCGCACGCCTGGCCGACCCGGAGGGCACCGACCAGGAGATCGGCCAGCCGGCGGCTCTCACGGCCACGCTGCGCGACTACCAGCTTCGAGGGCTCAACTGGCTGCACCGGATGACCTCGCTCGGTCTCGGAGGCTGTCTCGCCGACGACATGGGGCTCGGCAAGACCATCACGGTCATCGCGCTCCACCTGCACCGCCAGACCGAGGAGTCGGCGGCGGGACCCACCCTCGTGATCTGCCCGACGTCGCTGATGGGCAACTGGCAGCGCGAGATCGAGCGTTTCGCACCCGGCACACCGGTGCGCCGCTTCCACGGCGCGTCGCGCGGCCTGGACGCCCTCGCGGACGGCGAGTTCGTCCTCACGACATATGGCACGATGCGGCTGGACGCGCCGAGACTGGCCGCCGCCGAGTGGGGCATGGTCGTCGCCGACGAGGCGCAGCACGTGAAGAATCCGTACTCGTCGACCGCCGGTCAGCTGCGCACCATCGGCGCCAAGGCGCGTGTCGCCCTGTCCGGCACCCCGGTGGAGAACAACCTCTCCGAGCTCTGGGCGATCCTCGACTGGACGACGCCGGGCCTCCTCGGCCGGCTCGCCGCCTTCCGGACGCGCTACGCGGAGGCGGTCGAGGGCGGTGACCCGGGGGCGGCGGAGCGGCTGTCCGCGCTCGTACGGCCGTTCCTGCTGCGGCGGCGCAAGTCGGATCCCGGCATCGCGCCCGAGCTGCCGCCGAAGACGGAGACAGACCGGGCGGTGTCGCTCACGACGGAGCAGGCGGGGATCTACGAGGCCGTCGTGCGCGAGACCCTGGCGGCGATCTCGGAGGCCGGCGGCATGGAACGCCGCGGCCTCGTCATGAAGCTGCTGACGTCGCTCAAGCAGATCTGCAACCACCCCGCGCAGTTCCTCAAGGAGGACGAATCGGCACGTGTCGCGGGGCGTTCGGGGAAGGTGGAACTGCTCGACGAACTGCTCGACACGATCCTCGCCGAAGAGGCGAGCGTGCTCGTCTTCACGCAGTACGTACAGATGGCGCGCCTGCTCGAACAGCATCTCGCGGCGCGCGGCGTCCCCACGCAATTCCTGCACGGGGGCACGCCGGTGCGGCAGCGCGAGGACATGGTGCGACGGTTCCAGGAAGGCGAAGTGCCCGTCTTCCTGCTGTCGTTGAAGGCGGCGGGCACCGGTCTGAACCTGACCCGGGCGGAGCATGTCGTGCACTTCGACCGCTGGTGGAACCCGGCCGTCGAGGCCCAGGCGACGGACCGCGCGTACCGCATCGGCCAGAACCGGCCGGTGCAGGTGCACCGGATGATCACCGAGGGCACCATCGAGGACCGGATCGCCGACATGCTGGCGCGCAAACAGCAGCTGGCGGACTCCGTACTAGGCGCCGGCGGCGAGGCGGCCCTGACGGAACTGACGGACGACGAGCTGGCCGATCTGGTCGAGCTGCGAGGGAGTGCGCGATGA
- a CDS encoding fatty acid desaturase family protein → MPQAPAAVAETTTPGPAAARTGGSDFAPLLRTVREQGLLERRTAWYARGIAVNLLGLAAVVTGMVLIGASWWALLLAPPLALLSARMSFVAHDAGHAQICATRGRNRLVQLFHANLLLGMSQDWWNDKHNRHHANPNHLEKDPDVGADILVFAQHQTEGRKGLRRWLTRHQAAVFFPLTTLEGIALKVYGFRSVFSRGVNRQSPRERLLEGSLLITHVIAYLALLFTTLSVGQAVVFLLIHQMMYGLHLGMAFAPNHKGMKIPTEEEFASWGHLRRQVLTSRNIRGGFFTDWFLGGLNYQIEHHLFPSMPRPHLKLAQPLVRAHCREMDVAYVETGMVDSYRQALGHLHEVGAPLRAAA, encoded by the coding sequence ATGCCCCAGGCCCCCGCAGCAGTCGCGGAGACCACCACCCCCGGCCCCGCCGCCGCCCGCACGGGCGGCAGCGACTTCGCGCCCCTTCTGCGGACGGTCAGGGAGCAGGGCCTCCTCGAACGGCGAACCGCCTGGTACGCCCGCGGTATCGCCGTCAATCTGCTCGGGCTCGCCGCGGTCGTGACCGGCATGGTGCTGATCGGGGCGTCCTGGTGGGCGCTTCTCCTCGCTCCGCCGCTGGCGCTCCTGTCGGCCCGGATGTCGTTCGTCGCGCACGACGCGGGCCACGCCCAGATATGCGCGACCCGTGGACGCAACCGTCTCGTCCAGCTTTTCCACGCCAATCTTCTGCTCGGAATGAGCCAGGACTGGTGGAACGACAAGCACAACCGGCACCACGCCAACCCCAACCACCTGGAGAAGGACCCGGACGTCGGTGCCGACATCCTCGTCTTCGCGCAGCACCAGACCGAGGGCCGCAAGGGACTGCGCCGCTGGCTCACCCGGCACCAGGCCGCGGTGTTCTTCCCGCTGACGACCCTGGAGGGCATCGCCCTCAAGGTCTACGGATTCCGGAGCGTCTTCTCCCGCGGCGTCAACCGCCAGAGCCCGCGTGAGCGCCTCCTGGAAGGCTCGCTGCTCATCACGCACGTCATCGCCTACCTGGCCCTGCTCTTCACGACGCTCAGCGTCGGCCAGGCCGTCGTCTTCCTGCTGATCCACCAGATGATGTACGGCCTCCACCTGGGCATGGCGTTCGCCCCGAACCACAAGGGCATGAAGATCCCCACCGAGGAGGAGTTCGCGAGCTGGGGACATCTGCGCCGACAGGTCCTCACCTCCCGCAACATCCGGGGCGGCTTCTTCACCGACTGGTTCCTCGGTGGTCTGAACTACCAGATCGAACACCACCTCTTCCCGAGCATGCCGCGTCCCCACCTGAAGCTCGCCCAGCCGCTGGTCCGCGCGCACTGCCGCGAGATGGACGTCGCCTACGTGGAGACGGGCATGGTCGACTCGTACCGGCAGGCACTCGGACATCTGCACGAGGTCGGAGCACCGCTGCGCGCCGCGGCCTGA
- a CDS encoding class I SAM-dependent methyltransferase: protein MAHDHTHVQEFFGVRAADWDTRFPDDGPAYAAAVAEMGLRPGARVLDAGCGTGRALTALRAAVGPRGTVLGADLTPEMLTAAVRSGRDAAGALLLADVARLPLRPQCLDAVFAAGLIAHLPEPATNLRELARVVRPGGRLALFHPVGRTALAARQGRRITPDDLRAEGMLRPLLAGAGWRLLSYVDEDDRFLALAVREG, encoded by the coding sequence ATGGCCCATGACCACACGCACGTACAGGAATTCTTCGGCGTCCGGGCGGCGGACTGGGACACGCGCTTCCCCGACGACGGCCCGGCCTATGCCGCCGCGGTGGCCGAGATGGGGCTCCGTCCCGGCGCCCGCGTCCTGGACGCGGGCTGCGGCACCGGCAGGGCGCTGACCGCTCTGCGTGCCGCCGTGGGGCCACGGGGCACCGTGCTCGGCGCCGATCTCACCCCCGAGATGCTCACGGCGGCCGTACGGAGCGGTCGCGACGCGGCCGGCGCCCTTCTGCTGGCCGATGTGGCGCGTCTGCCGCTGCGCCCGCAGTGCCTGGACGCGGTCTTCGCCGCCGGGTTGATCGCCCATCTGCCGGAGCCCGCCACGAATCTGCGGGAGCTGGCCAGGGTCGTACGGCCCGGTGGGCGGCTGGCGCTCTTCCACCCCGTCGGGCGGACCGCGCTGGCCGCCCGGCAGGGCCGGCGGATCACACCGGACGACCTCCGCGCCGAGGGCATGCTCCGTCCACTGCTGGCGGGGGCGGGCTGGCGGCTGCTGTCGTACGTGGACGAGGACGACCGTTTCCTCGCGCTCGCGGTGCGCGAGGGCTGA
- a CDS encoding NADP-dependent succinic semialdehyde dehydrogenase produces the protein MPIATVDPATGETLKTFDALGSDEIERRLAVAAAAFEQHRTTDFGHRATLLNRAADLLEEDRDDIARTMTTEMGKPIAAARAEAAKCAKSMRWYARHAAELLADEHPSAADVQDSGAARAYVRYRPLGVVLAVMPWNFPLWQVVRFAAPALMAGNVGLLKHASNVPQTALYLGDLFRRAGFPEGCFQTLLVGSDAIEGILRDRRVAAATLTGSEPAGRSVAAIAGDEVKPTVLELGGSDPYIVMPSADVDRAARTAVTARVQNNGQSCIAAKRFIVHADVYDAFGERFVAGMRKLTVGDPMDESTDVGPLASEQGRADLEELVDDAVNRGATARCGGRRPDGPDRGWYYEPTVLTDVSPDMRIHHEEAFGPVATLYRVTDLDEAVRLANDTPFGLSSNVWTRDDEDVRRCVRDLQAGGVFFNGMTASHPALPFGGVKRSGYGRELSDHGIREFCNITTVWHGAEPDHNG, from the coding sequence ATGCCCATCGCCACGGTCGATCCCGCCACCGGCGAGACCCTGAAGACGTTCGACGCCCTGGGATCCGACGAGATCGAGCGGCGGCTGGCCGTGGCCGCCGCCGCGTTCGAACAGCACCGCACCACGGACTTCGGCCACCGGGCCACGCTGCTGAACCGCGCCGCCGACCTCCTCGAAGAGGACCGGGACGACATCGCCCGCACCATGACCACCGAGATGGGCAAGCCGATCGCCGCGGCACGCGCGGAGGCGGCGAAGTGCGCCAAGTCGATGCGCTGGTACGCGCGCCACGCGGCGGAACTGCTCGCCGACGAGCACCCGTCCGCCGCCGACGTCCAGGACTCGGGCGCCGCACGCGCGTATGTCCGCTACCGCCCGCTGGGCGTCGTACTGGCCGTCATGCCGTGGAACTTCCCGCTCTGGCAGGTCGTACGATTCGCCGCCCCCGCCCTCATGGCGGGCAATGTGGGCCTGCTCAAACACGCGTCGAACGTCCCTCAGACGGCCCTGTATCTGGGCGACCTCTTCAGGAGGGCGGGTTTTCCCGAGGGCTGCTTCCAGACACTGCTTGTGGGGTCCGACGCTATCGAGGGCATCCTGCGCGACCGCCGGGTGGCCGCGGCGACCCTGACGGGCAGCGAGCCGGCCGGGCGCTCCGTGGCCGCGATCGCCGGTGACGAGGTGAAGCCGACCGTGCTCGAACTCGGCGGCAGCGACCCGTACATCGTGATGCCGTCGGCCGACGTCGACCGCGCCGCGCGGACCGCGGTGACCGCCCGGGTGCAGAACAACGGCCAGTCCTGTATCGCGGCCAAGCGCTTCATCGTGCACGCCGACGTCTACGACGCCTTCGGTGAACGGTTCGTCGCCGGAATGCGGAAGCTGACCGTCGGCGATCCGATGGACGAGTCGACCGACGTCGGCCCCCTCGCGAGCGAACAGGGCCGCGCCGACCTGGAGGAGCTGGTCGACGACGCGGTCAACCGGGGTGCCACCGCCCGCTGCGGCGGGCGCCGCCCCGACGGACCGGACCGCGGCTGGTACTACGAACCCACCGTCCTCACGGATGTCTCCCCCGACATGCGCATCCACCACGAAGAGGCGTTCGGCCCGGTCGCCACCCTGTACCGGGTGACCGATCTCGACGAGGCGGTGAGACTCGCCAACGACACCCCGTTCGGCCTGAGTTCCAACGTATGGACACGCGACGACGAGGACGTGCGGCGCTGCGTACGCGACCTCCAGGCCGGCGGCGTCTTCTTCAACGGCATGACCGCGTCCCATCCCGCGCTTCCCTTCGGCGGCGTCAAACGCTCCGGGTACGGGCGGGAGCTGTCGGACCACGGGATCCGCGAATTCTGCAACATCACGACCGTCTGGCACGGCGCCGAACCGGACCACAACGGCTGA
- a CDS encoding SigB/SigF/SigG family RNA polymerase sigma factor: MTPRVMAYRVRHEDVPDTSAAFERAAGLPDGPEKDRTRGEIVCAWLPMADRLAGRFRHRGEALEDLRQVAAIGLVKAVERYDPHRGTAFESFAVPTITGELKRHFRDRLWSVHVPRRVQELRARVRDARDELAQRHGILAPTVDELAFHAGMTRSEVVMGVEAMDCFNVLSLDASLSSPDEGPTLGDSLGAWDEALDAVVDRESVKPRLRRLPDREKRILYLRFFRGMTQSSIAEDLGISQMHVSRLINDSCARIRRDVMRDAA, encoded by the coding sequence ATGACCCCTCGGGTGATGGCCTACCGGGTGAGGCACGAGGACGTCCCTGACACCTCCGCGGCCTTCGAACGGGCCGCGGGACTGCCGGACGGCCCCGAGAAGGACCGGACTCGCGGGGAGATCGTGTGCGCCTGGCTCCCGATGGCCGACAGGCTGGCCGGGCGCTTCCGGCACCGGGGCGAGGCGCTGGAGGATCTGCGGCAGGTCGCCGCGATCGGACTGGTGAAGGCCGTGGAGCGGTACGACCCGCACCGGGGCACCGCGTTCGAGAGCTTCGCCGTGCCCACCATCACCGGGGAGCTCAAGCGGCACTTCCGCGACCGGCTGTGGTCCGTCCATGTGCCACGGCGGGTGCAGGAACTGCGGGCTCGCGTGCGCGACGCCCGCGACGAACTGGCGCAGCGCCACGGCATCCTGGCGCCGACGGTCGATGAACTCGCCTTCCACGCGGGAATGACCAGGAGCGAAGTGGTCATGGGTGTCGAGGCGATGGACTGTTTCAACGTCCTGTCGCTCGACGCGAGCCTGTCCTCCCCGGACGAGGGCCCCACGCTCGGCGACTCCCTGGGAGCCTGGGACGAGGCACTGGACGCCGTGGTCGATCGCGAGTCGGTCAAGCCCCGGCTGCGCCGGCTGCCCGACCGGGAGAAGCGGATCCTCTATCTGAGGTTCTTCCGCGGGATGACACAGAGCAGCATCGCCGAGGACCTCGGCATCTCGCAGATGCATGTCTCACGGCTGATCAACGACTCATGCGCGCGCATCCGTAGGGATGTGATGCGCGACGCGGCGTAG